In Dyadobacter subterraneus, a single genomic region encodes these proteins:
- the pnp gene encoding polyribonucleotide nucleotidyltransferase yields MLFNIVTKTIPLPDGREITIETGKLAKQADGSVVVRMGNTMLLATVVANKDIREGIDFLPLSVDYQEKFASAGRIPGSFMRREGKLSDHEVLVSRLVDRVLRPLFPDDYHAEIQVNIMLISADAEALPDALAALAASAAIAASDIPFGGPVSEVRVAKIDGQLVINPGSTALENATLDLLVGATYQDITMVEGEMDEVSEEDVIEALKFAHEVIKQQCLAVKEFEAAVGNTVKREYVGDIQDEELEARVREFCYDKVYAVAQLGSKNKNVRKEAAKAVLAEFLETIGDEEEVNLSLVKRYFHDLEYDASRRLVLDERKRLDGRALDEVRPIASEIDFLPNAHGSALFTRGETQSLTTVTLGTKNDEQIIDTPLKYGYSKFLLHYNFPGFSTGEVKPNRGPGRREVGHGNLALRALKKVLPAAEDNPYTIRIVSDILESNGSSSMATVCAGSLALMDSGLKIKAPVSGIAMGLISDEKTGQYAVLSDILGDEDHLGDMDFKVTGTEKGITACQMDIKVNGLSFEVLSEALLQAKAGRLHILGEMNKTIKEHRPDLKPHTPRAVIIKIDREMIGAVIGPGGKVVQDIQKESGATVSIEEKDGAGYVSIFSADKTSMDKAVARIRGIILVPEIGEVYSGKVKSIMPFGAFVEFLPGKDGLLHISEIKWERIETMDGVLEVGEEVQVKLVEVDKKTGKYRLSRKVLLPKPENKNA; encoded by the coding sequence ATGCTCTTTAACATAGTGACCAAAACGATACCATTGCCTGATGGTAGAGAAATTACAATTGAAACAGGAAAATTAGCAAAACAGGCAGATGGATCGGTCGTGGTACGTATGGGTAATACCATGCTATTAGCTACTGTTGTTGCCAATAAAGATATTAGAGAGGGAATCGATTTCTTGCCTCTTTCGGTTGATTATCAGGAAAAATTTGCTTCTGCGGGTAGAATCCCTGGAAGTTTCATGCGTCGTGAAGGTAAACTTTCTGATCATGAAGTTTTGGTAAGCCGTTTGGTTGACCGTGTTCTTCGTCCGCTTTTCCCGGACGATTACCATGCAGAAATTCAGGTAAACATTATGTTGATCTCTGCTGATGCCGAGGCTTTGCCAGACGCATTGGCTGCATTGGCCGCTTCCGCTGCTATTGCTGCATCGGATATTCCTTTTGGCGGACCGGTTTCGGAAGTACGTGTTGCTAAAATCGATGGACAGCTGGTAATCAACCCGGGTTCTACGGCTTTGGAAAATGCTACTTTGGATCTTTTGGTAGGTGCTACTTACCAGGATATTACGATGGTAGAAGGAGAAATGGACGAAGTTTCGGAAGAAGATGTAATCGAAGCTTTGAAATTTGCTCACGAAGTTATCAAACAACAGTGTCTGGCTGTTAAAGAATTCGAAGCTGCTGTTGGAAATACAGTAAAGCGTGAATACGTAGGTGATATTCAGGATGAGGAGTTGGAAGCACGTGTTCGTGAATTCTGCTATGATAAAGTTTATGCAGTAGCCCAGTTGGGTTCTAAAAATAAAAATGTTCGTAAAGAAGCTGCGAAAGCAGTTTTGGCTGAATTCCTTGAAACGATTGGTGACGAAGAAGAAGTTAATCTTTCTCTTGTAAAACGTTATTTCCACGATCTGGAATATGACGCATCACGCCGTTTGGTACTTGACGAAAGAAAACGTCTTGACGGACGTGCATTGGATGAAGTTCGTCCTATCGCCTCTGAAATTGATTTTCTTCCAAATGCACATGGTTCTGCCTTGTTTACACGTGGAGAAACTCAGTCTCTTACAACGGTAACGTTGGGTACTAAAAATGATGAGCAGATTATTGATACGCCATTGAAATATGGTTACAGCAAATTCTTGCTTCATTATAACTTCCCTGGTTTCTCAACCGGTGAAGTAAAACCTAACCGCGGACCAGGACGTCGTGAAGTAGGTCATGGTAACCTTGCTTTGCGTGCATTGAAAAAAGTTCTTCCTGCAGCTGAGGACAATCCATACACAATCCGTATCGTTTCTGATATTCTGGAATCGAATGGTTCGTCATCTATGGCGACTGTTTGTGCCGGTTCTTTAGCGCTTATGGACTCTGGTTTGAAAATCAAGGCTCCTGTGTCAGGAATTGCAATGGGATTGATCTCGGATGAAAAAACAGGTCAATACGCTGTACTTTCAGATATTTTGGGTGATGAAGATCACTTGGGAGATATGGATTTCAAGGTGACTGGTACTGAAAAAGGTATCACAGCTTGCCAGATGGATATTAAAGTAAATGGACTTTCGTTTGAAGTATTGTCAGAAGCACTTTTGCAGGCAAAAGCTGGTCGTCTGCATATTTTGGGTGAAATGAATAAAACGATTAAAGAACATCGTCCTGACCTGAAACCTCACACGCCTCGCGCCGTCATAATCAAAATTGACCGTGAGATGATTGGAGCAGTTATCGGGCCTGGAGGTAAAGTTGTTCAGGATATTCAGAAAGAATCCGGTGCTACTGTTTCGATTGAAGAAAAAGATGGTGCAGGTTATGTAAGTATATTTTCGGCAGACAAGACTTCAATGGATAAAGCGGTTGCACGTATTCGTGGAATCATCCTTGTTCCAGAAATCGGAGAGGTTTATTCCGGTAAAGTGAAGTCTATAATGCCTTTTGGTGCGTTCGTTGAATTTTTACCAGGTAAAGACGGATTGCTTCATATTTCTGAGATCAAGTGGGAGAGAATTGAAACGATGGATGGTGTTCTCGAAGTTGGGGAAGAAGTACAGGTAAAATTGGTTGAAGTTGACAAGAAAACAGGCAAGTATCGCCTGTCTCGCAAAGTGTTACTACCTAAGCCAGAGAACAAAAACGCATAA
- a CDS encoding LptF/LptG family permease — protein MKKLDKLILMSFWGPFLVTMSVVVFIFLMKIMIFYIDDFVSKDLGLWDYSRLFFFFSLITVPTALPLAMLLSSLMAFGNLGEFFELTAIKSAGISVVRAMAPLFIVAVAISIFSFFFNDRVSPWANLKGYSLLYDIKTTKATLKIKEGIFYNDLPGYSIKVDKKMADAQSMKGMVIYKHDNRSYEHGNTQIVLADSGKMYTINENSNLVIELYSGTMYSEDNENGGRPAYIASPVAGGALPPPHTKFTRQDFDHFKLVESLSSFGMKRTDEGQFKYHEFMKNINDLNHTSDSIRTSYEETKKNLLPNSQQYFSYNYKQGTDKTLKAGKWIDSLLAKPVTDSLKKEILTNAKSSAASMQSYVKSNTDYLQAKMKDASKYELEKHHKYTQALSCLVMFLIGAPLGAIIKKGGFGVPVLVSVLFFILLYVLINQGDKWVKEGLVIVPVGAWLANTVLFLAGMYFIDRARSDSRLFDKDVYQMRIKRIKALFASRFGKRPLINS, from the coding sequence ATGAAAAAGCTGGATAAGCTTATACTAATGTCCTTTTGGGGACCATTTTTAGTTACTATGTCGGTGGTGGTTTTCATATTTTTGATGAAAATCATGATTTTTTACATTGACGATTTTGTGTCTAAGGATTTGGGTTTGTGGGATTATTCCCGGTTATTCTTTTTCTTCAGCCTGATTACCGTTCCTACCGCTCTTCCTCTTGCGATGCTGCTATCTTCGCTGATGGCTTTTGGGAACCTGGGAGAATTTTTTGAACTGACAGCCATAAAAAGTGCTGGAATATCCGTTGTTCGCGCTATGGCACCGTTATTTATTGTCGCCGTAGCCATCAGCATTTTCTCATTTTTCTTTAACGACCGTGTATCTCCATGGGCAAACCTGAAAGGGTATAGTCTGCTCTATGATATAAAAACAACCAAGGCGACGCTGAAAATTAAGGAAGGAATATTTTATAATGATCTTCCGGGTTATAGCATCAAGGTTGACAAAAAAATGGCTGATGCGCAATCCATGAAAGGGATGGTCATTTACAAACACGACAACCGTTCCTACGAACATGGAAATACTCAGATCGTTCTGGCTGACTCGGGGAAAATGTATACGATCAATGAAAATTCCAATCTGGTGATTGAATTGTATAGCGGCACCATGTATTCAGAAGACAATGAAAATGGAGGACGCCCGGCTTATATTGCTTCACCAGTGGCTGGTGGAGCGCTTCCGCCACCGCATACCAAGTTTACGAGACAGGATTTTGATCATTTTAAGCTGGTAGAAAGCTTGTCGTCTTTTGGTATGAAACGTACCGATGAAGGGCAGTTCAAGTATCATGAATTTATGAAAAATATCAATGATCTGAACCATACTTCCGATTCTATCCGGACTTCGTATGAGGAAACAAAAAAGAATTTGCTCCCAAACAGCCAGCAGTATTTTTCTTATAATTACAAACAGGGAACGGATAAAACATTGAAAGCCGGCAAGTGGATCGATTCATTATTGGCTAAGCCGGTTACCGATAGTTTAAAGAAAGAAATTCTGACCAATGCCAAAAGTTCTGCGGCCAGTATGCAGAGCTACGTAAAATCCAATACGGATTATTTACAGGCAAAAATGAAGGACGCCAGCAAGTATGAACTGGAAAAACATCATAAATATACGCAGGCACTTTCCTGTCTGGTTATGTTCCTGATCGGCGCTCCGTTAGGTGCCATCATCAAAAAGGGAGGTTTTGGAGTTCCGGTACTTGTTTCGGTTCTGTTTTTTATTTTACTCTATGTACTTATTAATCAAGGTGACAAGTGGGTGAAGGAAGGACTTGTAATCGTGCCGGTTGGTGCCTGGCTCGCCAATACGGTTTTGTTTTTGGCCGGAATGTATTTTATCGACAGAGCCCGCAGCGATTCACGTTTGTTTGATAAAGATGTTTACCAGATGCGTATCAAAAGAATTAAGGCTTTGTTCGCAAGTAGATTTGGAAAAAGACCGCTTATCAATTCATAG
- a CDS encoding SDR family oxidoreductase: MTNIALVVGSSGITGSNLAEKLISKGWKTYGLARNPDKTNDNLHPIAADLLNPESLKTALADLAPTHIFFTSWMRNETEAENIRVNSAMVRNLLDVLSPKKSVQHVALVTGLKHYLGPFEAYTKAGTLPETPVREEHPRLEIENFYYAQEDEVYAAADRDGFTWSIHRPHTVIGQAVGNLMNMGTTLAVYASICKETGRPFTWPGSSAQWNGLSDVTDARILAEHLIWAATTPSAQNEAFNITNGEVFRWSWLWQQLATWFDIPARGFDGTIHPLEEEIAGDQETWKNIASRYNLKESNLDRLASAWHTDLDLGRPIEVMTDMSKSRKLGFTQYQSTKDSFFDLFEQLRKDRLIP, encoded by the coding sequence ATGACAAACATAGCATTAGTTGTAGGATCAAGCGGTATCACGGGCAGCAATTTAGCTGAGAAACTGATTTCCAAAGGCTGGAAAACTTATGGCCTGGCCCGCAACCCGGATAAAACAAACGATAACCTGCACCCAATCGCTGCGGATCTTCTTAATCCTGAAAGTCTGAAAACCGCATTGGCTGATCTGGCTCCAACCCATATATTTTTTACAAGCTGGATGCGAAACGAAACAGAAGCAGAAAATATTCGCGTTAACAGCGCGATGGTTCGCAATCTGTTGGATGTATTATCTCCAAAGAAATCCGTTCAGCATGTCGCTTTGGTCACAGGATTAAAGCATTATCTTGGTCCGTTTGAAGCGTATACCAAAGCCGGCACTTTGCCGGAAACTCCTGTTCGGGAGGAGCATCCCCGCTTGGAAATTGAAAATTTTTACTACGCTCAGGAGGACGAAGTGTATGCCGCAGCAGATCGTGATGGATTTACGTGGAGCATTCACCGTCCGCATACCGTTATTGGACAAGCCGTTGGCAATCTGATGAACATGGGGACAACTCTGGCCGTTTACGCGAGCATATGTAAGGAAACTGGCCGGCCGTTTACTTGGCCGGGATCTTCTGCTCAATGGAACGGTTTGTCAGATGTTACAGATGCAAGAATTCTGGCTGAACATCTTATCTGGGCTGCAACTACGCCGTCGGCTCAGAATGAAGCCTTTAACATTACAAATGGAGAAGTATTTCGTTGGAGCTGGCTATGGCAACAACTTGCAACCTGGTTTGATATTCCTGCAAGAGGATTTGACGGTACAATTCATCCGCTTGAAGAAGAAATAGCAGGTGACCAGGAGACATGGAAAAATATTGCAAGCCGCTACAACCTGAAAGAAAGTAACTTAGACCGACTGGCATCAGCATGGCATACAGACCTCGATCTTGGCCGGCCGATTGAGGTGATGACGGATATGTCGAAAAGCCGCAAACTGGGTTTTACACAGTATCAGAGCACAAAAGATTCATTTTTCGATTTATTTGAACAATTGCGAAAAGATCGTTTGATACCTTGA
- the rpsO gene encoding 30S ribosomal protein S15 — protein MYLTTEKKREIFETKGFKKEGGDTGSAESQIALFTYRINYLNEHLKTHKKDNDTRLGLLKMVGKRRRLLDYLYKNDITRYRAIIAELNIRK, from the coding sequence ATGTATTTAACTACGGAAAAGAAGAGAGAGATCTTCGAAACCAAAGGTTTTAAGAAAGAAGGCGGAGACACAGGATCGGCCGAATCACAAATTGCTTTATTTACGTACCGTATCAATTATTTGAACGAGCACTTAAAGACGCACAAAAAAGATAATGACACTCGTCTTGGACTACTTAAAATGGTAGGAAAGCGAAGAAGATTATTGGATTATCTTTACAAAAACGACATTACTCGTTACCGTGCGATTATCGCGGAATTGAACATCCGTAAGTAA
- a CDS encoding Crp/Fnr family transcriptional regulator, with the protein MFQVLFSHIQNKVSLTDEEKETIETFFISKKLRKRQYLLQEGEVCKYLSFVVKGLLRSYNVDDKGDEHMNLFGWEGWWVSDFKSFLSGTNAVFNIDAIEDTELLMISLENYEALTLKVPIMDRYFRILYQNSLVTKEQRLMSSITHTAEEKYLQLADSHPTIIQRIPQNLIASYLGLAPETISRIKKNIAARK; encoded by the coding sequence ATGTTTCAAGTACTTTTTTCTCATATTCAGAATAAGGTTTCTCTGACCGATGAGGAAAAAGAAACAATAGAAACTTTCTTTATTTCAAAAAAATTGAGAAAAAGGCAATATCTTCTTCAGGAAGGAGAAGTTTGCAAATACCTGTCGTTTGTTGTAAAAGGTCTGTTAAGATCTTACAATGTTGATGACAAGGGCGATGAACACATGAACCTTTTCGGATGGGAAGGCTGGTGGGTTTCTGATTTCAAGAGTTTTCTTTCAGGTACCAATGCGGTTTTTAATATTGATGCCATCGAAGACACCGAATTGTTGATGATATCCCTGGAAAATTATGAAGCTCTGACTTTAAAAGTCCCCATTATGGACCGATATTTTCGTATTCTTTATCAGAATAGCCTGGTAACAAAAGAACAAAGGCTGATGAGCTCGATCACCCATACGGCAGAAGAAAAATACTTACAACTGGCTGACTCTCATCCAACAATCATCCAAAGAATTCCCCAAAACCTGATTGCATCTTACCTCGGTCTTGCACCTGAAACCATTAGCCGTATCAAGAAAAATATTGCTGCACGCAAATAA
- a CDS encoding ABC transporter ATP-binding protein, producing MKLLLKYLSRYKGLILLALLLAAINQIFSLLNPYILGNVLIDPFANKAQYFRDKGLGNEFFRGITMGLLMIIGAAMVSRIAKAFQDYVVNVVIQKFGADLYTDGLRHALRLPYQDFEDQRSGETLSVLQKVRADCEKFITNFVNVLFATLVGIVFVTIVAFKLSPMLPVIYLIGSVVLALLTSILSRKIKEVQKNIVKETTALAGSTTESLRNIELVKSLGLTQQEIRRLNTTTFKILKLELKKVKSIRSISFIQGTFVNFLQQCIMFSLLFFVFHEKITVGQMMMMQFYSFFIFTPLQELGNVILSYREAEASLINLEKLLSRPIERKPEHPEKIDAVETLRFENVHFQHQTARKPALDEISFEVKRGETIAFVGPSGSGKTTLVKLLVGLYHPNDGHIYYNNHSDNSIDFDELRHQIGFVTQDTQLFSGTIKENLLFVNPSATDEMITEVLKKAACYNLLLRAENGIDTVIGEGGLKLSGGERQRLSIARALLRNPHLMIFDEATSALDSLTEEEISTTIRSITSQRQHITVMIAHRLSTIMYADRIYVLEKGNIIETGSHNALLEEKGLYYAMWRQQIGERKDTHALQS from the coding sequence ATGAAATTATTACTAAAATATTTAAGCCGATACAAAGGGCTTATCCTTCTCGCGCTGTTACTTGCTGCTATAAACCAGATCTTTTCGCTTCTAAATCCTTACATTTTAGGAAACGTACTGATCGATCCTTTTGCCAATAAAGCGCAGTATTTCCGTGACAAAGGCCTGGGCAATGAATTTTTCCGTGGTATTACCATGGGTTTGCTTATGATCATAGGCGCTGCCATGGTTTCGCGTATAGCCAAGGCTTTTCAGGATTATGTCGTCAACGTGGTCATTCAGAAATTTGGTGCTGATTTATATACCGACGGGCTGCGTCACGCATTGCGCCTGCCCTACCAGGATTTTGAAGATCAGAGAAGTGGTGAGACTTTATCCGTATTACAAAAAGTACGCGCAGATTGTGAAAAATTCATTACCAACTTCGTCAACGTACTTTTTGCGACATTGGTAGGTATTGTTTTTGTTACCATCGTAGCTTTTAAACTTAGCCCGATGCTGCCGGTCATTTATTTAATTGGCTCCGTCGTACTGGCTTTACTGACAAGTATTTTAAGCCGGAAAATAAAAGAAGTACAAAAAAACATTGTTAAAGAAACGACAGCTCTGGCGGGATCTACAACGGAATCTTTACGAAATATTGAGCTTGTAAAAAGTCTTGGATTGACCCAGCAGGAAATCAGACGGCTTAATACCACCACTTTCAAAATCCTTAAACTGGAATTGAAAAAGGTAAAAAGCATCCGTTCAATAAGCTTTATTCAAGGAACTTTCGTGAATTTCCTACAACAGTGTATTATGTTTTCACTTTTGTTTTTCGTTTTTCATGAAAAGATTACAGTCGGTCAAATGATGATGATGCAGTTTTATTCCTTCTTCATTTTTACGCCGTTACAGGAATTGGGCAACGTTATTTTGTCCTATCGTGAGGCAGAAGCTTCACTTATCAATCTTGAAAAATTACTAAGCCGGCCAATTGAAAGAAAACCCGAGCATCCAGAAAAAATCGACGCAGTGGAAACCCTTCGTTTTGAAAATGTCCATTTCCAGCATCAGACTGCAAGAAAGCCTGCATTAGACGAGATTTCCTTTGAAGTAAAACGCGGCGAGACGATTGCTTTTGTTGGTCCGTCAGGTTCAGGAAAAACGACATTAGTTAAGTTGCTTGTTGGATTATATCATCCTAATGATGGTCATATTTATTACAACAACCACAGCGACAACAGTATAGATTTTGATGAATTAAGACATCAGATCGGATTTGTAACCCAGGATACGCAACTGTTTTCCGGTACGATAAAAGAAAATCTGCTATTCGTAAATCCTTCGGCCACCGACGAAATGATTACAGAAGTGCTGAAAAAAGCGGCTTGTTATAATCTTTTACTTCGCGCGGAAAACGGAATTGATACTGTAATTGGCGAAGGCGGTTTAAAACTATCCGGTGGCGAACGTCAGCGTTTATCCATTGCCCGGGCACTTCTGAGAAATCCGCATCTGATGATTTTTGACGAAGCCACTTCTGCGCTTGATTCGCTGACCGAGGAAGAAATTTCCACGACCATCAGAAGCATTACAAGCCAACGCCAGCATATTACAGTTATGATCGCGCACAGACTTTCTACAATTATGTACGCTGACAGGATTTATGTTCTTGAAAAGGGAAATATTATAGAAACTGGCAGCCATAATGCTCTGCTAGAAGAAAAAGGCCTTTACTATGCCATGTGGCGCCAACAGATTGGAGAGCGTAAGGATACGCACGCGCTACAATCCTGA
- a CDS encoding 2OG-Fe(II) oxygenase: MPGLIQSLRESIYPKLAKIANQWMQVLRIDKNFPDSFSELQKLCHDNNQTKPTVLILKYRKGGFNTLHQDLYGEIFFPMQLVLFLNEPEIDYKGGEFVLIQQTPRAQSKAIVLKPGKGDALIFTTNFRPVKGSMGYYRANMKHGVSEIHEGNRCTLGIIFHDALT; this comes from the coding sequence TTGCCCGGGCTGATACAAAGCTTACGGGAAAGTATTTATCCAAAACTCGCCAAAATTGCTAATCAATGGATGCAGGTATTGCGTATCGACAAAAATTTCCCGGATTCCTTTTCTGAACTTCAAAAACTTTGTCACGATAATAATCAGACAAAACCTACTGTGTTAATCCTGAAATACAGAAAAGGAGGTTTCAATACCTTACATCAGGATCTGTATGGAGAAATATTTTTCCCAATGCAGCTTGTACTTTTTCTCAATGAACCAGAGATTGATTATAAAGGCGGTGAATTTGTACTTATCCAACAAACACCCAGAGCACAATCCAAAGCGATTGTCTTAAAACCAGGAAAGGGTGACGCACTGATCTTCACAACAAATTTCAGGCCAGTCAAAGGGAGTATGGGTTATTACCGCGCAAACATGAAACACGGTGTCAGTGAAATTCATGAAGGAAATCGCTGCACGTTAGGTATTATTTTTCATGATGCGCTCACCTGA
- the holA gene encoding DNA polymerase III subunit delta — protein sequence MAQTPDIVLKEIKAKKYKPVYFLYGDEPFYIDAISDALEARVVSESEKGFNQFVLYGKDTDVAGVIGYARRYPFMSERQLIIVKDANKLGGIEQKDYQARLEDYALNPLHSTVLVLCFHANADERKTFVKAFNTHGYVVQSKKMYDNKLPDWVASYCQGEGVKISPKAVQMMVDNIGNDLKRLTNEIRKIMVNLRVDQGIDAEVVERFVGISKEYNVFEFQKALLMRDVIKANRIASHFSANPKDNPLAPILIILFGFFSKVLLVHASQDKSEKGLATALSVNPFFVKDYSLAARNYPLPKVAHIIHYLRECDARMKGLDGVSTTEGELLKELVFKIVH from the coding sequence ATGGCTCAAACGCCTGATATAGTTCTTAAAGAAATAAAAGCCAAGAAGTACAAACCCGTCTATTTTCTGTACGGGGACGAGCCTTTTTACATTGATGCGATTTCGGATGCCCTCGAAGCACGTGTAGTATCTGAATCTGAAAAAGGTTTTAACCAGTTTGTTTTGTATGGGAAGGATACGGATGTTGCCGGTGTGATCGGTTATGCCCGCAGATATCCGTTTATGTCTGAACGTCAGCTTATTATTGTAAAAGATGCCAACAAGCTTGGTGGCATCGAGCAAAAAGATTATCAGGCCAGGCTAGAAGATTATGCCTTAAATCCACTTCATAGCACAGTACTGGTTTTGTGTTTTCATGCCAATGCAGATGAGCGGAAGACTTTCGTAAAGGCATTTAATACACATGGTTATGTCGTGCAGTCCAAGAAAATGTATGACAACAAACTACCGGATTGGGTTGCGTCTTATTGTCAGGGTGAGGGTGTGAAAATAAGCCCAAAGGCGGTTCAAATGATGGTTGACAATATTGGAAACGATCTGAAAAGATTAACCAATGAAATCCGTAAAATCATGGTTAATCTTCGCGTTGATCAGGGAATTGACGCAGAGGTTGTTGAACGTTTTGTTGGAATAAGTAAAGAATATAATGTTTTTGAGTTTCAAAAAGCACTGCTGATGCGGGATGTGATTAAAGCCAATCGTATTGCTTCTCATTTCTCAGCAAATCCGAAAGACAATCCTTTGGCTCCCATTTTAATTATACTTTTCGGTTTTTTTTCCAAGGTACTTTTGGTGCATGCAAGCCAGGATAAATCTGAAAAAGGTTTGGCAACGGCATTGAGTGTAAATCCTTTTTTTGTCAAAGATTATTCGCTTGCTGCAAGGAATTATCCCTTGCCAAAGGTCGCACACATCATCCATTATCTCCGCGAATGTGACGCACGAATGAAGGGCCTTGATGGCGTAAGCACAACTGAGGGGGAATTGTTAAAAGAATTGGTTTTTAAAATCGTTCATTGA
- a CDS encoding START-like domain-containing protein, producing the protein MEKFKFITEFELRSSPKVLFPYISTPSGLEQWFAEKVIVMPNQRFDFQWDGDSHIAKQTGLRINKGVKFEFENTSPDELDNNHLEMKLEVSELTQTTFLRVIDYSSNKDEAELISLWNGFMDNLKEIVGS; encoded by the coding sequence ATGGAAAAATTTAAATTTATTACTGAATTTGAATTACGCTCTTCCCCCAAAGTATTATTCCCATATATATCCACGCCTTCCGGACTTGAACAATGGTTTGCAGAGAAGGTAATTGTAATGCCAAATCAGAGATTCGATTTTCAATGGGATGGAGACAGTCATATTGCAAAACAAACCGGTTTACGAATTAATAAAGGTGTCAAATTTGAATTTGAAAATACAAGTCCTGACGAGCTTGACAATAATCACCTTGAAATGAAGTTAGAAGTAAGTGAATTAACCCAAACAACGTTTTTGAGAGTGATAGATTATTCTTCAAATAAAGATGAGGCTGAACTAATATCGTTGTGGAATGGGTTTATGGATAATCTAAAAGAAATTGTAGGGAGTTGA
- a CDS encoding sigma-70 family RNA polymerase sigma factor encodes MRQLKISKQITNRESQSLDKYLQEIGKVDLLTPDEEVTLAQKIRDGDQLALERLTKANLRFVVSVAKQYQNQGLSLGDLINEGNLGLIKAAQRFDETRGFKFISYAVWWIRQSILQALAEQSRIVRLPLNRVGSLNKISKTFSELEQRFEREPSPEELAEVLEISSSEVVDTMKISGRHVSMDAPFVQGEENSLLDVLENDLEDKPDSGLVNESLRKEVQRALCTLTQREADVIALYFGLNGEHAMTLEEIGEKFNLTRERVRQIKEKAIRRLRHVSRSKALKTYLG; translated from the coding sequence ATGAGACAGCTAAAGATCAGTAAGCAGATCACCAACCGTGAAAGTCAGTCGTTAGATAAATACTTGCAGGAAATCGGAAAGGTAGATTTGTTAACGCCGGATGAGGAAGTGACGTTAGCTCAAAAAATCAGGGACGGGGATCAGCTAGCATTGGAAAGATTGACTAAGGCTAACCTTCGTTTTGTTGTTTCCGTTGCGAAACAATATCAAAATCAAGGTCTTTCTTTGGGAGATTTGATCAATGAAGGTAACTTGGGACTTATTAAAGCAGCGCAACGTTTTGACGAAACGCGTGGTTTTAAATTTATTTCCTATGCAGTTTGGTGGATCCGCCAGTCTATTCTTCAGGCGCTTGCTGAACAATCCCGTATTGTACGTCTTCCATTGAACCGTGTTGGTTCTTTAAATAAAATTTCAAAAACTTTCTCTGAGCTGGAACAACGTTTTGAACGTGAGCCATCTCCGGAAGAGCTTGCAGAAGTGTTGGAAATTTCTTCTTCGGAAGTTGTTGATACAATGAAAATCTCGGGACGTCACGTATCTATGGATGCGCCTTTCGTTCAGGGTGAAGAAAACAGTCTTTTGGACGTTCTTGAAAATGATTTGGAAGACAAGCCGGATTCTGGTTTGGTTAACGAATCACTGCGTAAAGAAGTACAACGTGCACTTTGCACTTTGACACAGAGAGAAGCTGATGTAATTGCCCTTTATTTCGGCTTAAATGGCGAGCATGCGATGACTTTGGAAGAGATTGGTGAGAAGTTCAACCTAACACGTGAACGCGTTCGTCAGATCAAAGAAAAGGCTATCCGCAGATTGCGTCACGTTTCAAGAAGCAAAGCTTTGAAAACTTATTTAGGTTAA